AAcctcgcccctcccccacccccagttggAGAACTGGGGCCAATGCTGCTGGTTGCTCTGTGGTCCTGGGGTGGTTGGGACCCCACCAAGCTGTCTCTGATTCTCCAGAGGAAGTCAGATGGGTTCATCTATGCTAAGCCATTTCTGACCTTGCCAAAGTTCCCCGACTACTTTTCCCTCACTttatccatctgtaaaatgggatgataaaTGTTCCTGGGGCAAAAgtcaagcacacacacagtcctATGTCCGGATGGGCTGGTCGTGAGGAGGAAAGCTCCCAGGGCTACGGGATCAGGGGGGAACCGGCCTGCGGGAGAGGGTACAGGTTTGGTTCTGGGGGCTTCGCGGGGGTGCTGGGTGTGCAAGAGAGCCCGGAGGCCAGGGTTGGTGGTACTCACCGCCGCCAGGGGTCGCCGCACTAACATCCCAGGCCGCTCATGGAGCCGATCCTGTCCAGCTTGAGGCCGAAGCAGCCCTTGGACAAACCCTTCTTGTTGCCTCCTTTGTATTTGCGCGCGTTGGGGTGCTCGTGCAGGAGGCGGGTCCACGCCGCCCGGGACTTGGTGTCCACGCGCAGGTCCCGAAGCAGTCGCGATCGGTCGTCCTTGAGATTGGCGCCGCCGCCCCCGGGAGTCTTGTCGCCTTTCTTCTGACCGCCGCCCGCAGCCTGGGGCTCGGCCACCTCCTCGCCGGACGGAGTTCGCGGGACCTCCAAGGGAAAGGACGGGTAGGTGAAGGCACGCGCCGCGGCAGCGCGGGGGACTCTGCGGGGCCGCCGATGGTCCGGCGGGGAGTCCTGAGAACGCCCGTCACAGGTGCCCGGCAGCTCGGCCCTGCGTCCACCTGCCTCGAGGCCGCCGTGGTCCGCTCCCTCGGGGAGCCCTTTGCCCTCCTCTCCTTTGCCCCTTGCGGGGCTGACCACTCTGTGGTCGGGGCTGCGCATTTTTGGACGCTATCCTGAGTCCGGGCTTCGAGGGCCCCCCAGCTGTCCCCCGCGCGCATCTCAGGGGAGAGAGCCGTCTTTCCGCCCCCACTGCTCTCACCCCTCACCCCGGTGCGCCACACCCTCCTAGAAACCCCAGCCCTCCCATTGCCCCTCACAGGTTCCGACGTCCCAGCGACAGTACCCACCTTTGGCGGCGCCCCGGGCTTGGCTTCGGAGGGCCGGAGCGAGAGTAGCGCGAGCAGCAGGGCGCAGGCCAGCAGCTGGGAGAGGTGCATGGTGCCCGTGGGGTGCCTGGGCGCAGACGAGCGGCAGCGAGGGTGCGCGGGGCGGGCGAGCCGACAGGCAGGCGAGCGCGGAGCAGGCTGGCCGGGCTGCGATGCGGACGCGGGTCCCAGTGCTGCGCGGCGCCGGCTGGGTGCGCTCTGAGTCCGCGGCTCCGCTCGCGCCTTTATAATCCAACCTGCCGCTGATGTCATCCTCCCGCCCACAGGGCCGTCCGGGCCAATGGCACACGCGCCGAGGGCCGGGAGGGGGCCGCGGGGGCTCCCCCTcggcccccaccctcaccctacCCTGGAGGGATCCCGCGGCTCGGCGGGCTCCCTCTGGACTGCTCTCCAAGCTGCAAAGCGGCGCGCACAAGGGACCAAGGATTGCAGGGAGCGCGCCCTAGCATGCCAAGCGTCCGTGCACCCGGTGCCCTGCGCACAAGCTTGGCCCTCAACCCACACGCTCGTCCTGGAAAGGATCAGTTTTCCTCTTTGCaggtgcaaagatgggctcagagGAATTAAATCACTTGACCAAAAGCACACAGCCAGAAAGTTGGCACAGTCCGAAATCCACCCAGAGCTGCCTTGTTGCCAATCTCTTCCCCGGGGCACCTGACGGGCGAGAGGCACCGATGCCTTGAGACTGAGGAGGCGGATGGTGGAGCGGGAGGTCGGGGAGGGAGGCGCAAGAAGACAGGGATTTGCCCGGGGCCGCAGGGGGGGAGCGCAAGCCCTACACCACAGAATGCAAGCTTTTCGCCTGCGGGTGAgagcaaaaaaacagaaaactgcgGGTGTGTTTGAGATGCGAGTGTTCCTGCGTGTGTACCGAAGCCCCGTGTGCCGGACGCGGTGACTCTAAGTGCGTCCTCAGCCCGGGTCGGCTGCACAGAACGTCCCCGGGTCTGACCCGCCAGATGGCTCCCGTCTGCACCGGCGGGGGCGCGCCTGACCCAGTCTGCACCCACGCGAGGATCCGCAGCGCGGGGCTGTCGCTCCAGTGTCCTGTGCACCTGCACAGTCTGGGGCGCGAGCTTCACCCGACCCCGAGCCGGGTCCGGCTTCTGTGAGCCGTAACAGGTGGTCGCGTTCGCGTTCTCTGCCCTGAGTGGTTCCCGTCGTAGTTGTCGGTACACGCCCAAGTATCCCTGCCGCCCACG
The window above is part of the Bos javanicus breed banteng chromosome 2, ARS-OSU_banteng_1.0, whole genome shotgun sequence genome. Proteins encoded here:
- the NPPC gene encoding C-type natriuretic peptide isoform X1 is translated as MHLSQLLACALLLALLSLRPSEAKPGAPPKVPRTPSGEEVAEPQAAGGGQKKGDKTPGGGGANLKDDRSRLLRDLRVDTKSRAAWTRLLHEHPNARKYKGGNKKGLSKGCFGLKLDRIGSMSGLGC
- the NPPC gene encoding C-type natriuretic peptide isoform X2, which produces MRSPDHRVVSPARGKGEEGKGLPEGADHGGLEAGGRRAELPGTCDGRSQDSPPDHRRPRRVPRAAAARAFTYPSFPLEVPRTPSGEEVAEPQAAGGGQKKGDKTPGGGGANLKDDRSRLLRDLRVDTKSRAAWTRLLHEHPNARKYKGGNKKGLSKGCFGLKLDRIGSMSGLGC